From one Phycodurus eques isolate BA_2022a chromosome 19, UOR_Pequ_1.1, whole genome shotgun sequence genomic stretch:
- the cdk5rap3 gene encoding CDK5 regulatory subunit-associated protein 3 isoform X3: MQDMPENNEIKQLLSGSYIHYFHCLRIVEILKGTEESSKNIFGKYSSQRVKDWQEIVYLYQGDNVYLAEVASLLSRNVSYEGPALRKQLAKAKQLQQEMSRREMECHSSAGNLRDHYYAACKQYGIKGDNVPRELQALVKELPDVLDKVGTDAARLEEKIQLYTAFTNFVCEWSEPVLPMLTFVQKRGNPTFYEWRTGKVPTVTERPHVEETPAKAPADDTIDWGDFSTQEPGSGIAVEDGIDWGISVEPSSEDGGGGDAIDWGDADVAPVEIEIVQAGADCPEDVARGSDALSVLENAQSRRQFIDELMELEAFLSQRLTEMRQESDVVAMSQFQSAPRIILIQSSEHVRGMLSEVQDLLGRLTSLRMQHLFMILASPRYVERVTEVLSQKMKQADILELKAVSMVEKRQEALEEQSRLEPRVDLLAEHTQELKKMIEGDICKRYSNRPVNLMGVII, encoded by the exons ATGCAGGACATGCCGGAGAACAATGAGATCAAGCAGCTCCTCTCAGGCTCCT ACATTCACTACTTCCACTGCTTGAGAATCGTGGAAATCCTGAAGGGGACTGAAGAGTCGTCCAAGAACATCTTTGGCAAATATTCCTCACAGAGGGTGAAG GACTGGCAAGAGATTGTGTACCTGTACCAAGGAGATAACGTCTATTTGG CCGAGGTGGCCAGCCTGCTGAGTCGCAACGTCAGCTACGAGGGTCCGGCTCTGAGGAAGCAGCTGGCCAAAGCCAAGCAGCTGCAGCAGGAGATGAGCCGGCGAGAGATGGAGTGCCACAGCTCGGCCGGCAACCTGCGGGACCACTACTACGCCGCCTGCAAGCAGTACGGCATCAAG GGAGACAATGTTCCTCGTGAGCTGCAGGCTCTGGTCAAAGAGCTACCAGATGTTCTTGACAAAGTGGGGACGGATGCCGCCAGGCTTGAAGAGAAAATCCAACTTTACACCGCTTTCACCAACTTTGTATGCGAGTG GTCGGAGCCGGTTCTTCCTATGTTGACATTCGTGCAGAAGAGAGGAAACCCCACATTCTACGAGTGGAGGACCGGGAAGGTTCCCACGGTGACGGAGAGGCCGCACGTGGAGGAGACACCTGCAAAAGCGCCGGCCGACGACACG ATCGACTGGGGAGACTTCAGCACTCAGGAGCCGGGCTCGGGAATCGCAGTGGAGGACGGGATTGACTGGGGCATCAGTGTGGAGCCCAGCTCTGAG GACGGCGGCGGTGGAGATGCGATCGACTGGGGGGACGCCGACGTCGCTCCCGTTGAGATTGAGATCGTACAAGCGGGCGCAGACT GTCCCGAAGACGTGGCGAGAGGCAGTGATGCCTTAAGCGTGCTGGAGAACGCCCAGTCCCGCAGGCAGTTCATCGATGAACTCATGGAG CTGGAAGCGTTCTTGAGCCAGCGCCTCACCGAGATGCGCCAAGAGAGCGACGTGGTGGCCATGAGTCAGTTCCAGTCGGCGCCGCGTATCATCCTCATCCAGAGCAGCGAGCATGTCCGCGGCATGCTGTCGGAGGTGCAGGACCTGCTGGGCCGACTCACGTCGCTCCGGATGCAGCACCTCTTCATGATCCTGGCCTCGCCGCG GTACGTGGAGCGTGTGACAGAGGTGCTGAGCCAGAAAATGAAGCAGGCCGACATTCTGGAGCTGAAGGCAGTCAGCATGGTTGAGAAGAGGCAGGAAGCCTTGGAGGAACAGTCCAGACTGGAGCCTCGAGTTGACCTGCTGGCAGAACACACGCAGGAGCTCAAAAAAATG ATTGAAGGTGACATTTGCAAGCGCTACAGTAACCGGCCAGTCAACCTGATGGGTGTCATCATATAG
- the cdk5rap3 gene encoding CDK5 regulatory subunit-associated protein 3 isoform X1 codes for MEQNIQNVPIDIQTSKLLDWLIDRRHCNLKWQNAVKGIREKINSAMQDMPENNEIKQLLSGSYIHYFHCLRIVEILKGTEESSKNIFGKYSSQRVKDWQEIVYLYQGDNVYLAEVASLLSRNVSYEGPALRKQLAKAKQLQQEMSRREMECHSSAGNLRDHYYAACKQYGIKGDNVPRELQALVKELPDVLDKVGTDAARLEEKIQLYTAFTNFVCEWSEPVLPMLTFVQKRGNPTFYEWRTGKVPTVTERPHVEETPAKAPADDTIDWGDFSTQEPGSGIAVEDGIDWGISVEPSSEDGGGGDAIDWGDADVAPVEIEIVQAGADCPEDVARGSDALSVLENAQSRRQFIDELMELEAFLSQRLTEMRQESDVVAMSQFQSAPRIILIQSSEHVRGMLSEVQDLLGRLTSLRMQHLFMILASPRYVERVTEVLSQKMKQADILELKAVSMVEKRQEALEEQSRLEPRVDLLAEHTQELKKMIEGDICKRYSNRPVNLMGVII; via the exons acTGGCTGATAGATCGTCGTCACTGCAATCTCAAATGGCAGAATGCTGTCAAAGGGATCCGAGAGAAAATCAACAGCGCCATGCAGGACATGCCGGAGAACAATGAGATCAAGCAGCTCCTCTCAGGCTCCT ACATTCACTACTTCCACTGCTTGAGAATCGTGGAAATCCTGAAGGGGACTGAAGAGTCGTCCAAGAACATCTTTGGCAAATATTCCTCACAGAGGGTGAAG GACTGGCAAGAGATTGTGTACCTGTACCAAGGAGATAACGTCTATTTGG CCGAGGTGGCCAGCCTGCTGAGTCGCAACGTCAGCTACGAGGGTCCGGCTCTGAGGAAGCAGCTGGCCAAAGCCAAGCAGCTGCAGCAGGAGATGAGCCGGCGAGAGATGGAGTGCCACAGCTCGGCCGGCAACCTGCGGGACCACTACTACGCCGCCTGCAAGCAGTACGGCATCAAG GGAGACAATGTTCCTCGTGAGCTGCAGGCTCTGGTCAAAGAGCTACCAGATGTTCTTGACAAAGTGGGGACGGATGCCGCCAGGCTTGAAGAGAAAATCCAACTTTACACCGCTTTCACCAACTTTGTATGCGAGTG GTCGGAGCCGGTTCTTCCTATGTTGACATTCGTGCAGAAGAGAGGAAACCCCACATTCTACGAGTGGAGGACCGGGAAGGTTCCCACGGTGACGGAGAGGCCGCACGTGGAGGAGACACCTGCAAAAGCGCCGGCCGACGACACG ATCGACTGGGGAGACTTCAGCACTCAGGAGCCGGGCTCGGGAATCGCAGTGGAGGACGGGATTGACTGGGGCATCAGTGTGGAGCCCAGCTCTGAG GACGGCGGCGGTGGAGATGCGATCGACTGGGGGGACGCCGACGTCGCTCCCGTTGAGATTGAGATCGTACAAGCGGGCGCAGACT GTCCCGAAGACGTGGCGAGAGGCAGTGATGCCTTAAGCGTGCTGGAGAACGCCCAGTCCCGCAGGCAGTTCATCGATGAACTCATGGAG CTGGAAGCGTTCTTGAGCCAGCGCCTCACCGAGATGCGCCAAGAGAGCGACGTGGTGGCCATGAGTCAGTTCCAGTCGGCGCCGCGTATCATCCTCATCCAGAGCAGCGAGCATGTCCGCGGCATGCTGTCGGAGGTGCAGGACCTGCTGGGCCGACTCACGTCGCTCCGGATGCAGCACCTCTTCATGATCCTGGCCTCGCCGCG GTACGTGGAGCGTGTGACAGAGGTGCTGAGCCAGAAAATGAAGCAGGCCGACATTCTGGAGCTGAAGGCAGTCAGCATGGTTGAGAAGAGGCAGGAAGCCTTGGAGGAACAGTCCAGACTGGAGCCTCGAGTTGACCTGCTGGCAGAACACACGCAGGAGCTCAAAAAAATG ATTGAAGGTGACATTTGCAAGCGCTACAGTAACCGGCCAGTCAACCTGATGGGTGTCATCATATAG
- the cdk5rap3 gene encoding CDK5 regulatory subunit-associated protein 3 isoform X2: MENIQNVPIDIQTSKLLDWLIDRRHCNLKWQNAVKGIREKINSAMQDMPENNEIKQLLSGSYIHYFHCLRIVEILKGTEESSKNIFGKYSSQRVKDWQEIVYLYQGDNVYLAEVASLLSRNVSYEGPALRKQLAKAKQLQQEMSRREMECHSSAGNLRDHYYAACKQYGIKGDNVPRELQALVKELPDVLDKVGTDAARLEEKIQLYTAFTNFVCEWSEPVLPMLTFVQKRGNPTFYEWRTGKVPTVTERPHVEETPAKAPADDTIDWGDFSTQEPGSGIAVEDGIDWGISVEPSSEDGGGGDAIDWGDADVAPVEIEIVQAGADCPEDVARGSDALSVLENAQSRRQFIDELMELEAFLSQRLTEMRQESDVVAMSQFQSAPRIILIQSSEHVRGMLSEVQDLLGRLTSLRMQHLFMILASPRYVERVTEVLSQKMKQADILELKAVSMVEKRQEALEEQSRLEPRVDLLAEHTQELKKMIEGDICKRYSNRPVNLMGVII, from the exons acTGGCTGATAGATCGTCGTCACTGCAATCTCAAATGGCAGAATGCTGTCAAAGGGATCCGAGAGAAAATCAACAGCGCCATGCAGGACATGCCGGAGAACAATGAGATCAAGCAGCTCCTCTCAGGCTCCT ACATTCACTACTTCCACTGCTTGAGAATCGTGGAAATCCTGAAGGGGACTGAAGAGTCGTCCAAGAACATCTTTGGCAAATATTCCTCACAGAGGGTGAAG GACTGGCAAGAGATTGTGTACCTGTACCAAGGAGATAACGTCTATTTGG CCGAGGTGGCCAGCCTGCTGAGTCGCAACGTCAGCTACGAGGGTCCGGCTCTGAGGAAGCAGCTGGCCAAAGCCAAGCAGCTGCAGCAGGAGATGAGCCGGCGAGAGATGGAGTGCCACAGCTCGGCCGGCAACCTGCGGGACCACTACTACGCCGCCTGCAAGCAGTACGGCATCAAG GGAGACAATGTTCCTCGTGAGCTGCAGGCTCTGGTCAAAGAGCTACCAGATGTTCTTGACAAAGTGGGGACGGATGCCGCCAGGCTTGAAGAGAAAATCCAACTTTACACCGCTTTCACCAACTTTGTATGCGAGTG GTCGGAGCCGGTTCTTCCTATGTTGACATTCGTGCAGAAGAGAGGAAACCCCACATTCTACGAGTGGAGGACCGGGAAGGTTCCCACGGTGACGGAGAGGCCGCACGTGGAGGAGACACCTGCAAAAGCGCCGGCCGACGACACG ATCGACTGGGGAGACTTCAGCACTCAGGAGCCGGGCTCGGGAATCGCAGTGGAGGACGGGATTGACTGGGGCATCAGTGTGGAGCCCAGCTCTGAG GACGGCGGCGGTGGAGATGCGATCGACTGGGGGGACGCCGACGTCGCTCCCGTTGAGATTGAGATCGTACAAGCGGGCGCAGACT GTCCCGAAGACGTGGCGAGAGGCAGTGATGCCTTAAGCGTGCTGGAGAACGCCCAGTCCCGCAGGCAGTTCATCGATGAACTCATGGAG CTGGAAGCGTTCTTGAGCCAGCGCCTCACCGAGATGCGCCAAGAGAGCGACGTGGTGGCCATGAGTCAGTTCCAGTCGGCGCCGCGTATCATCCTCATCCAGAGCAGCGAGCATGTCCGCGGCATGCTGTCGGAGGTGCAGGACCTGCTGGGCCGACTCACGTCGCTCCGGATGCAGCACCTCTTCATGATCCTGGCCTCGCCGCG GTACGTGGAGCGTGTGACAGAGGTGCTGAGCCAGAAAATGAAGCAGGCCGACATTCTGGAGCTGAAGGCAGTCAGCATGGTTGAGAAGAGGCAGGAAGCCTTGGAGGAACAGTCCAGACTGGAGCCTCGAGTTGACCTGCTGGCAGAACACACGCAGGAGCTCAAAAAAATG ATTGAAGGTGACATTTGCAAGCGCTACAGTAACCGGCCAGTCAACCTGATGGGTGTCATCATATAG